The Engystomops pustulosus chromosome 9, aEngPut4.maternal, whole genome shotgun sequence genome includes a window with the following:
- the SLC31A1 gene encoding high affinity copper uptake protein 1, whose translation MSHDHHTMTTSDPHAGHQHPTTAGHHHGGGGGGGGGGGGGSMHMMPMAFYFGYENVELLFSGLVINTPGEMAGAFVAVFLLAVLYEGLKIARESLLRKSQVSIRYNSMPVPGPNGTTLMETHKTVGQQMVSLPHVFQTFLHIIQVVVSYFLMLIFMSYNAYLCIAVAAGAGTGYFLFSWKKAVVVDITEHCH comes from the exons ATGTCCCACGACCACCATACCATGACCACCTCTGATCCACACGCTGGTCACCAACATCCCACCACAGCCGGGCACCACCatgggggtggtggtggtggcggcgggggaggaggaggagggtccaTGCACATGATG CCAATGGCGTTTTACTTTGGATACGAGAACGTGGAGCTTCTGTTCTCAGGACTGGTGATCAATACGCCGGGAG AGATGGCCGGAGCCTTTGTAGCGGTGTTTCTGCTGGCAGTGTTGTACGAGGGGCTGAAGATTGCACGGGAATCCCTACTCAGGAAATCTCAAGTTAGTATCCGTTATAACTCCATGCCAGTACCCGGACCCAACGGCACCACCCTGATGGAGACTCACAAGACTGTGGG ACAGCAGATGGTGAGCCTCCCCCACGTTTTCCAGACATTTCTCCATATTATCCAAGTAGTGGTCAGCTACTTCCTGATGTTAATATTCATGAGCTACAACGCCTACCTGTGCATCGCGGTGGCAGCCGGAGCCGGCACCGGATATTTCCTCTTCAGCTGGAAGAAGGCGGTGGTGGTGGACATAACCGAACATTGCCACTAA